In Triticum aestivum cultivar Chinese Spring chromosome 5B, IWGSC CS RefSeq v2.1, whole genome shotgun sequence, the following proteins share a genomic window:
- the LOC123111830 gene encoding uncharacterized protein has translation MDKIPSDCPYPGCFFCVMKEANPSKRRASVLKFFRELPSQDDDGQVLPISGLWNTAMAHPNDPEFINLGIFECMAALIWKGLKNRRWLSHDQNIYIPYYAAHVIGSYTMNMEEFAERAVRAGVIPPLVELLRGRLTWVEQRVAVRALGHLATYPSTFPAVADHGEVLELAIQLASSSLEIVYSHFYQFVDRRLGYHCDLLTRGMGGAEMESRKAEEWASQLQCWSLQLINCFAFKPEFLHDICKPEFLAKLPGMWGGLVNENSPAGVGLLRTICQSKLGQGHVANISGVIEALCNIARSSDDWQYMAIDCLLWLVQDPSTYHKVIDKIAPTLIDLADISTLGDYKRLGDTIVTVLQECMQQNGNSRNSISSHTKEEIDELLSFKQKLKSEKNMPKEDLHIKQAAALVVKLEGNSLFSSGNIEGAAAKYSEALALCPMKSKKERVVLHSNRAQCYLLLQQPLAAISDATRALCLHSPLNRHAKSLWRRAQAYDMLGLAKESLLDAILFINECSQSSDPDLSLRQNKVPDYAERLVKKQMRAAWLFRESSLKHGGIHCEGDASDAFRQEADDSEWETVSESDGEDDERRGADDETEWKSGGHREDAYEKS, from the exons ATGGATAAAATACCTTCCGATTGCCCTTATCCTGGATGTTTCTTCTGTGTTATGAAGGAAGCAAACCCTAGCAAACGAAGAGCAAGTGTGCTGAAATTCTTTAGAGAACTTCCTtcccaagatgatgatggccaagtTCTCCCTATTAGTGGCCTTTGGAACACTGCCATGGCACACCCAAATGACCCTGAATTCATCAACTTGGGGATATTTGAGTGCATGGCAGCTCTAATATGGAAGGGCCTGAAAAACAGGCGTTGGCTTTCACATGATCAGAATATTTACATCCCATATTATGCAGCACATGTTATTGGATCATATACGATGAATATGGAGGAGTTTGCAGAACGTGCTGTTCGTGCCGGAGTAATACCTCCATTAGTTGAACTCTTAAGAGGTAGGCTGACCTGGGTGGAGCAAAGAGTTGCTGTCAGAGCTTTGGGGCATTTGGCTACATACCCTAGTACATTCCCTGCTGTTGCTGATCATGGAGAAGTGCTTGAACTTGCAATTCAACTTGCCTCAAGCTCTCTAGAAATTGTGTACTCTCACTTTTACCAATTCGTAGATCGAAGGCTTGGCTACCACTGTGATCTTCTTACACGTGGTATGGGTGGTGCTGAAATGGAATCTCGTAAAGCTGAGGAATGGGCTAGCCAACTGCAGTGCTGGTCTTTGCAGCTCATAAACTGCTTTGCATTTAAGCCTGAGTTTCTCCATGATATCTGCAAGCCTGAATTTCTAGCTAAGTTACCTGGTATGTGGGGTGGGCTTGTGAATGAGAACTCACCTGCTGGTGTTGGTTTACTAAGAACAATCTGCCAGAGCAAGCTTGGACAAGGTCATGTTGCTAATATTTCTGGTGTCATCGAAGCTTTATGCAACATTGCTCGTTCTTCAGATGACTGGCAATACATGGCCATTGATTGTCTACTCTGGTTAGTGCAGGATCCTAGTACATATCATAAG GTTATAGATAAAATCGCCCCGACACTGATAGATTTAGCGGATATTTCCACACTCGGTGATTACAAAAGGCTGGGTGACACTATTGTCACAGTCCTCCAAGAGTGTATGCAACAAAATGGGAACTCACGGAACTCAATTAGTAGTCACaccaaagaagaaattgatgaactgttGAGTTTCAAGCAGAAACTGAAATCGGAAAAGAATATGCCAAAGGAAGATCTTCATATAAAACAAGCTGCAGCATTAGTTGTAAAATTGGAAGGTAATTCTCTGTTCTCTTCAGGAAATATTGAAGGAGCTGCAGCGAAGTACTCTGAAGCACTCGCATTGTGTCCAATGAAGTCCAAGAAAGAAAGAGTGGTGCTTCATAGCAACCGAGCTCAATGTTATCTTCTCCTGCAGCAACCTTTAGCTGCCATCAGTGATGCTACCCGTGCATTGTGCCTTCATAGTCCGTTGAATCGACATGCCAAAAGTTTGTGGAGAAGAGCTCAAGCATATGATATGCTTGGTTTAGCAAAAGAGAGCCTGCTGGATGCAATTCTGTTTATAAATGAATGCTCTCAGTCCAGTGATCCTGATCTATCCTTGAGGCAAAACAAGGTTCCTGATTACGCTGAGCGATTGGTAAAGAAGCAGATGCGTGCTGCTTGGTTATTCAGGGAATCATCCCTAAAACATGGTGGAATCCATTGTGAGGGAGATGCTAGTGATGCATTTCGGCAAGAGGCTGATGACTCTGAGTGGGAGACAGTGAGTGAAAGCGATGGTGAGGATGATGAAAGGAGGGGAGCAGATGATGAAACTGAATGGAAGAGTGGTGGTCACAGGGAAGATGCGTACGAGAAAAGCTGA